The Pseudomonas sp. Marseille-Q3773 DNA window GGACGCCTGGCTCGGCCAACCGCTCAACCAGTTGCTGGCCTGCGATACCACAGCGCTCTCACCATGGCTGGATACCCAGCCCAGCGACGAATAGCCGGTGCCGAAGTCGTCCATGTTCAGGCGTACGCCCAGCTCCTTGAGCGACAGCATGGTGCCCAACGCGCCTTCGATATCGTTGAGCATCACGTTCTTGGTAATTTCCAGTTCCAGGCGCTGGGCAGGGAAGGCGGTGCCCAGCAGGGTCTCGCGAACATCGGCCACCACATCGCTGCGCAGGAATTGCGCAGATCTGCGCACCTACCCCTTCGACAGCATCAAGATCGACAAGCCTTTCATCGGCGGGCTCTGCAGCACCAGCGGCAGCGACCGCGCCGTGGTCCAGGCCATCATCAACCTGGGCGAAGCGCTGGGGCTGACAGTAACGGCCGAAGGGGTCGAAAGCGAGCAGCGGCTCGAGCTGCTGGAGAAGGACCGCTGCCATGAGGCGCAGGGCTATTACCTGAGCCGGCCGCTGGACAGTGCGGGGCTCGGGGCGTTGTTGCACCTAGCGTCCGCGCGCCCCGCCCCGTACTTGTAACGCGGCCGTTTCGGGCGCTTCAGCAAGGTTGTTGCAGGCTGCGCTCGGCGACGATCTCCGGCAGGTCGCGGCGGCGCATGTAGGCGCGCAGCGGCTCACCGATGTTCAAGCGGTCATCCACATGTTGTTCAAACAACAGCGCCAGCCGCTCGCGACACAGCGCCATGCGCTGCCCCTGCGCGGTTCGCCAGACAAATTCGCTACAGGGTGTGATGCTGGCGTCGGCCACATCCATGCCGAACGCGTCTTCGGAAAAACGCACGATATGCACGCCACGCTTGCCGTTGTACCCGACAAAGCCCTTGAGCTGGTCGGCAGCGTTGCAGATGTCCTGGGAAGTGATGGCCATGACGTAACCTCGCAATGAAATCGAAAGATACGCACGCCCGGCAGCAAAGGGTCGCCTCTGCGGGCGACTGCTGGGCGAAAGCCTAACGCAAGCCGCCACACGACCGCCACGGCTTTAACCAATCAGTCGCCGCCGTCGACCTGCGAATGCAGCACCTCGCCCAGCCATTGCATGAATGCCTGCACCCGGCGCGGCACGTGCCGTTGCCGGGCATACAGCAATGACACCGGCATGGCCGGGGCCTGCCAGTCTTCCAGCACAGAAACCAACTCGCCGCGCTTAAGGTGCTCGACCACGCCAACCGCCGGCACCTGGATCAGCCCCAGCCCGGCCAGGCAGGCGGCCGAATACGCCTCGGCATTGTTGACCGTCACCACACCGGCCATGGCCTGGTAACGAAGCTGGTTGCCTTGCTGGTATTCGAAACCAGCGCTGCGCCCGCCCAGGTTGCGCACATAGTGCACCAGCTGGTGCGCGGCCAGGTCCTGCAGTGTGCGGGGCACGCCATGGCGGGCCAGGTAGGCGGGGCTGGCACAGTTGCGCATGCTCAGTTGCCCGACCGGACGTGCCGCTACATCCAGATCATGCAGGGCGCCGATACGCATCACGCAGTCGAAGCCTTCGCGCAGCAGGTCGACCTGGCGATCGGTGCAACTGAGCTCTACCTCCAAACGCGGAAAGCGCTGCAGAAACTGCGGCAGCTGCGGGATGATGACCCGACGCGCCATCATGGTCGGCAGGTCGATGCGCAGGCGCCCGGCCAGCTCGGCATCGTCAGCGCAGAACAGGCTTTCGATCTCGTCCATGCCCGACAGCAGGTCCTTGCTGCGTTCGTACAGCAAGGCACCATCCTGGGTCGTCCGTACCCGCCGGGTGGTCCGGTTGAACAGCTGCGTACCCAGCATGCGCTCCAGCGTCCTCACCTGCTCCGACACGGTCGAACGCGGCAGCCCAAGGCTTTCCGCTGCCAAGGTGAAACTACTGACTTCACTGACCCGCACAAAGGTACGCAACAACTCCAGCTTGTTCACCCGAGCCTCCTACTATCCGGTTTTGCCGAACAGTATTTCCATATTTTCTGGATTTATCAGTACCCGGCTGACCAATAACCTGTGCTCATCCACCCACTGGAGGTTTTTACCATGACCCGCAAGATCGCCCTCATCACTGGTGCCAGCCGCGGCCTCGGTCGCAACGCCGCCGAACACCTGGCCGCACGCGGTATCGACGTGATCGGCACCTACCACAGCAAGGCGGACGAAGCGCAGAGCGTGGTCGCCCGCCTGGAACAGGCCGGGGTCAAGGCAGCCATGCTGCAGCTTGACGTTGGCGACAGCAGCAGTTTCGCCGACTTTGCCAAGCGCCTGGAAAGCACCCTGCAACGGCAGTTCGGTCGCGAGCGTTTCGACTTTCTGGTGAACAACGCCGGGATCGGACTGAACGTGCCGTATACCGAGACCAGCGAGGCGCAGTTCGACCAGTTGCTGAACATTCAGTTGAAAGGCCCGTTCTTCCTGACCCAGCGCCTGTTGCCGCTGTTGCTGGACAATGGCCGCATCGTCAACATCTCCACCGGCCTGGCGCGCTTTGCCCTGCCGGGGTATGCCGCCTACGCGGCGATGAAGGGGGCGATGGAAGTGCTGACCCGCTACCAGGCCAAGGAACTTGGCGCACGCGGCATTCGGGTGAACATCCTGGCACCGGGGGCAATCGAGACCGATTTCGGCGGGGGTGTGGTAAGGGACAACCGCCAGGTGAATGAATACATTGCCGGCAATACGGCGCTGGGGCGGGTGGGCTTGCCGGATGATATCGGCGCGGCGATTGCGCTTTTGCTGGAAGACGGCAATGGCTGGATAACCGGGCAGCGGCTGGAGGTGTCGGGCGGAATGTTCCTCTGAACCGGGAATCAGGGGCCGCGATGCGGCCCATCGCGACACCAGGCCGCTCCTGCAGCGAGACAAAACTGCTGCGCTGCGGCCTGGGGCCTATTTCTGCTCCTCATGCACCTGCACACTCGCCGTCATCCCGGCACTCAGGGCCACCCCCTGCGGCACCTGGTCCAGGCGAATGCGTACCGGAATGCGCTGCGCCAACCGCACCCAGTTGAAGGTTGGCTCCACCTCCGGCAGCAGTTGGCTGTCGGGGTTGCTGTTGCGGTCGGTAATGCCACGGCTGATGCTTTCCACATGCCCTTGCATCGGCTCGCCCGCCCCCATCAGCCAGACTTTCACCGTGTCCCCGACGCGGATGCGCGGTAGCTTGGTTTCCTCGAAATAGGCCTGGATATAGAAGGTTGAATCATCCACCAGCGCCATCACCGACTCTCCGGCGTTCACATAGTTGCCTTCGGCCAGCCGCAGGTTGGTGATATGCCCGCTGCGAGGTGCGCGCACTTCACTGCGCGCCAGGTTGATCCTGGCTATCTGCAACTGCGCCTCGGCTTCGTGCAGTTCGCCACGCGCGATGGCCGCATTGATCTGGGCGTTCTCGCGTAGCTCGGCACTGATCGCCTCTGGCCCAAGAGCAGTCCGCCGGGCCGCCTCGCGTTCGCGCAAGCGCAACTGTTGGGCGCGGGTCTCGGTCACCGCGCTGGCTTGGTCGAAAGCCGCCTGGAAGCGTTCGCGGTCGATGGTCATCAGCAAGTCACCTGCCTTGACCTGCTGATTGTCATGCACCTTCAGCTCGCGTACCCAGCCCGATACATCCGGGGCAATCACCACCACATCGGCGCGCACCCGGGCGTCGCGCGTCCAGGGCGTGAGCATGTAGTACTGCCACAGCTGGTAGCCGGCGAACACGGCCAGGGCCACCACACACAAGGTCACCAGAGTACGTACGGCCGCACGCATCGAAACACTCCTTTATAGAGTTCCCAGCAGTCGCACCACCAGGAACAGCACACAAACGAACAACGCCGCATCGAACAGCGCTTCATGCCAGATCCAGCGCCCCAACGGCGTGGCCTGCACCACCAGGCGCAGCACGCCGGTGAGTATCAGTGCCAGCAACACATAGACCAGGAACGGGCTGAACAGCACGCCGCCGACTTCCCATTCACGCAACCCCATGGGCTTCCTCCTGCCAGTGGCACCATTTGCGCCAGCTTTTCTGCAATTGCAACACCGCCCCTTCGGCCAACCGCAGCGGGTCGCTCGAGGGCTGCCGGCGCAGGGCAGCTATGAATGCCTCGCTGGTGGCATCCAGGCTATGACCACGCCCGGGCGCTGGCCCCCTGGCCAGCACCGTTTCCAGCTGCTGCAGGTAATCGCGCTCGGCCTGACCCAGTGGGGCCTGGGCAACGGCCAGGCACATGCGCAGGTGCACCAGCTCATCACCGATATCCAGCCCGTGCAGGCCGTCATCCCAGCGCTGGCGCTCGCTATCGGGCAGTTCGCTGGCATGCCGCGCCAGTTGCATCAGGCGGTCGGCCATACGTCCACCAAACCAGGTGTCGGCACCGCGCAGGTCACGCCGGGTCAGGCGTGCCAGGTCACTCTGCGTCGCTGCGCGCAAGCGCCGGCCCAACCAGGCCGGGTGGCGAAACACCAGCAAGCGGAAGGCCATTACCGCTGCCGATACACCGACCAGCATGGCCAAGGCACTGTTGAGCAACGTGGCCACACCGAACTGCATGGCGTTAAGCGGCGAAACCAGCACGATGAAGTGCAGGCAATAGGAGGTGGCGGTGGCCCCGGTGCGTGGATGCGCCATGCCCAGTGCCCCCAGAAACAGCGGCACGCCCATGCCCAGGCAGAGCATGGCGAAGCTGCTCCATTGCGGTAACAGTATCTGCCCGACCAGAAAGGCCGCAGGTATCGCCAGGAAGATCCCGCGCAAGAAGCTCAGGCCGATCTGGGCGCCGTTCTCGCGGCTGGCGAACAGGCTGCACACCACACAGGTCAGCACCAGCCCACCCGGTGCAGACGGCCACGCCGTGGCCAGCCAGAAGCCACTCATTACCAGAAAGGCCAGCGCGCTGCGTGAGCCGAACAGCAAGGCCAGCGACCAGTCGCGATGCACTGCCAGGCCCTGGGCTACATCCTTGGGCGCCCTGCCCGCCTCCACATCCTCCAGCGCCTGGCTGGCGGCCATGGCGTAATCCAGCAGCAAGGCCATGCGCGCCAGGCAGTAGTGCTCAGCCGAACTGATCTGTTCATCATGGGCTGCGTCCCAGATGCGCTGGCGCAGCACCAGCAGGCTGGGCGGGTCGGGCTTGGCCAGCAATGCCCGAACCTGCTCCAGCCATGGCGCCAGGCGTCCGGCCTCGTGTTCGTCAAGTTGTCGCCATTGTCGGCGCACCGAGCGGGAAATGCGCAGCAGTACCATCAGTTTCTGGCTCAGGCCACGAATGGCGCGGGCACGCTGGCGCCCACGGCTGCCTTCGAACCAGGCGTGTTCGCGCTGGCTGTCGATGGCAACGATACGCCCCAGGCTCTCCAGCAAGCCTTTGCGCGCCTCGTCCTCACCGCCGAGCATGGCATTCGCAGCCTGCAGGCCATTCTGCCAAGCCTGGCGGGCCTGCCCGCCCAGTTGCTGTTCGACGCGCATGGGCCAGAGCAGTGCACTGCTGGCGGTGGCACAGAAAATCCCCAGGCAGATCTCGGTGCAGCGTGCGACGGCTTGGTCGAACACCTGCAACGGGTGGTCGATGGCCGGCAAGGCGATGATCGCGGCGGTGTAGCCGGCCAGCACGAAGGCATAGGCCCAGGCGCTACGCAATTGGGTGGAAGCGGCAGTGCACAGGGCCAGCCACAGCGCCAAGGTAAGCAGGAACAGGCCGGGGGCCTGGGCGAACAGGCCAATGAACAGCACCGACATGAGCGTGCCGACCAAGGTCCCCGCCAGCCGCGCCAGGCCCTTCTGCACCACCATGCCCGACAGCGGTTGGGCGACGATGAAGGCGGTCATCAACGCCCAGGCTGGTTGTTCCAGGCCCCAGCGCATCGCCAGCCACAATGCCAGGCCGCCACCAAGCAGGGTCTTGATGGCGAACTTCAGGGCGAGGCTGCTTGGGGCGAACAGGGCCTGGAGAGTGATAGGCACGAGGCGGACCTTGCGGGGATGACTTGTTCAAAGATAGACAACGGGAACAAGAATAAAGCGAAACCTATTAATTAGCTAGCTAATCATCTTTATGATTGGCTTGCCATCTGCCCTGGCCTTTTCTTGAGCCAGGCCACCCCCACACGAATCGCGTCCTGGCGGCACCTTATCGCAAGCAAAAAAATGGGCGACCGAAGTCGCCCCAAATGCCTTGCGTGCTCGTGTACCTGAAAGGTCAGCGCGGCTTGCGCTTGTGCGAGTCCTTCCAGATGAAAATGCCCAGACCGGCAAAGAATGCAAACATCAACCCGACCGTTACCACCCCGGCGATAACCACATTGTCGAAGAACATGCTGGCCTCCCCATTCGTCTGCCGTTGTCCGATGGGTGCACGTTAACCAATGTCAGGGGCGGGAAAATTGATCGGTGTCAATAGTGCCCGGGGCCGGGCACGCAAGGCGGGTGCAGGGTTGACCTGCGTCAAGTTTCAGCGCTTCTTCGGCTTGCCCTTGGGCTTCTTTTTCTTGCTGGTGCTCAATGGCAGGGCCTGTTCGAATGCGTTGCGCATTTCGTTCAGGCGCTTTTCCTTTAGGTCATGGGCGCGCTTGGCGCGCTCGGCATCGAAATCGATGAGGTTGTCCTGGCTCATGGGTGGGCTCGACGATCAACTGAGACGTGCATGATGAAGCCAGGCGCCGACGCTGACCAGCCCCACGTCAGACTTCGATATCCACCAGCAGCCCCTGGCGTACATGCTCGCCCATCAACGGTGCAACTGGCACGGTGTTGTCGGCGTTGACCTCGTCGCCCGGCATCGCGCTGTAGCGCTCGTCGCTGCCCTTGTGCCGGCGTTGCTGGCGGCGCTGCTCTTCGCGCAGCAGCAGCGCCTGCTCCTGCGGGTCCCGCTGGTGCTTGAGGTCGATGGCACTTTCCCCGGATGCAGGCTGCGCCGGTACCACCGGTTTGATATCGGGGGTCGGCTTGACCGGATCCTGTTGTGAAGTCACAGGAGCGGCACTGAGCGGAATGATCGGTGGCAACATGGACGTTCTCCTATGCCCTCTGTATCGGCAGACGCAGACTTACCTTGAAAGCATGGACAACTTTCATTCGGCTTCGTCGTCAGCGTCGTCGTCGGCAGGCGGGCTGACCTCGCTCCAGGGCCGCTTGTACACCTGCTGCCAGACCGCGTCCATGTGCTCGCGCAGCACCTGCGGTGCGCCCTTGAGCGAGGCGCTGTCCGCACGTTCACCGCCGATCGGCTCTTCACCCGCCGGGGTGATCAGCGACTGGCCAGTGATGGTGTAACTGGCCTGCCCTTCGCGCATTTCGATGGCGATGTCGTGCGGGTCGATGCCGCCGCCACAGAAGGCATGGCTGGCGACCGTCACCTCGGCGACACCGTCCTTGTCCAGGTCGCTGACATCGCTGACGTCGTTGTAGAAATCCACATCCAGATCCAGGCCCGGGCAGCTGGTTTCCTGCTCGATCTGCCAGCGCGCCTTGAACGCGTCGTTTTCGGCGCTGCGCCCGTACAACGTGGCCTTGAGCACCACCTTGTCCACTTCCTGTTCGCTTTCCGGGTCGCTGGCCTGGCCATCGCTGCGGCTCAGCACCAGCAGGCCTTCACCGTCGCGGTCACGAAAATGCACGCTCTTGATCGGCGTCTGCACGCCCAGCACTTCGAGCTGCTCCATCGGGATGGCAGGCAAGGCCTCGAAGTTTTCCTGCTCGCAGGCGGCCAGCAGCACCAGGCTGCCCACGGCTATCGAAGTACGCAACCAGCGGTGCTTGGCAGACATGGCGATCCGAGGCCCTCTTCAGCAACACGGTATGGGCGATGAAACGACTAGACTGTTGCATGACCTGTGGGGGCCTGTTGCGGCATTTGCGCATCTTTCGGTGCGCTCGGCACTTTGGTCCGACCGGCCGATCCGTTAACATAATCGGCTTTTTCATCGCGGGAGTTCAGGCAGTATGGCGCAGCAGTATCAACCGGGGCAACGCTGGATCAGCGACAGCGAAGCCGAGCTCGGCCTGGGTACCATCCTGGCGCAGGATGGCCGCCTGTTGACCGTGCTCTACCCGGCCACTGGCGACACCCGCCAGTATTCCCTGCGCAATGCGCCGCTGACCCGCGTACGCTTCTCGCCCGGTGACCAGATCACCCACTTCGAAGGCTGGAAGCTGACCGTGCGCGAGGTCGAGGACATCGACGGGCTGATGGTCTACCACGGTCTGGACGGGCAGAACCAGCCGCGCACCCTGCCGGAAACCCAGCTGTCGAACTTCATCCAGTTCCGCCTGGCCAGCGACCGCCTGTTCGCCGGGCAAATCGACCCGCTGTCGTGGTTCAGCCTGCGCTACAACACCCTGCAGCACACCAGCAAGCAGATGCAATCAGCGCTGTGGGGCCTGGGCGGCTGCCGTGCCCAGCCCATCGCCCATCAGTTGCACATCGCCCGCGAAGTGGCCGACCGCAGTGCGCCGCGCGTGCTGTTGGCCGACGAAGTGGGCCTGGGCAAGACCATCGAGGCCGGCCTGGTGATCCACCGCCAGCTGCTGTCGGGCCGCGCCAGCCGCGTGCTGATCCTGGTGCCGGAGAACCTCCAGCACCAGTGGCTGGTGGAGATGCGCCGTCGCTTCAACCTGCAGGTGGCGCTGTTCGACGCCGAGCGTTTCATCGAAAGCGATGCCAGCAACCCGTTCGAAGATGCCCAACTGGCGCTGGTGGCCCTGGAGTGGCTGGTCGACGACGAAAAGGCCCAGGACGCGCTGTTCGCCGCTGGCTGGGACCTGATGGTGGTCGACGAAGCCCACCACCTGGTCTGGCACGAAGACCAGGTGAGTGCCGAGTACGGCCTGGTCGAACAACTGGCGCAGGTGATCCCGGGCGTTCTGCTGCTCACTGCCACCCCCGAACAGCTCGGCCAGGACAGTCACTTCGCCCGCCTGCGCCTGCTCGACCCAAACCGCTTCCATGACCTGGCGGCCTTCCGCGCCGAGAGTGAACACTATCGCCCGGTGGCTGAAGCCGTTCAGGAACTGCTCGACGAAGGCCGCCTGTCGCCCAAGGCCCACGCCACCATCCAGGGTTTCCTCGGCGCCGAAGGCGAAGCCCTGCTGGCCGCCGTCAGCGACGGCGATACCCAGGCCAGCGCACGCCTGATCCGCGAGCTGCTCGACCGCCACGGCACCGGCCGTGTGCTGTTCCGCAACACCCGTGCGGCCATCCAGGGCTTCCCGGAGCGTCAGCTGCACCCTTACCCGCTGGCCACGCCCGAACAGTACCGCGAGCTGCCAGCCGGCGAGCATGCCGAGCTGTACCCGGAAGTCGCCTTCCAGGCCCAGGGCGAGGTGGCCGACGACGAGCGCTGGTGGCGCTTCGACCCACGTGTTGACTGGCTGATCGACACCCTGAAGATGCTCAAGCGCACCAAGGTGCTGGTGATCTGCGCCCATGCCGAGACCGCGATGGACCTGGAAGACGCCCTGCGTGTGCGCTCCGGCATCCCGGCTTCGGTGTTCCATGAGGGCATGAGCATCCTCGAACGTGACCGGGCCGCCGCCTACTTTGCCGACGAAGAGTTCGGCGCCCAGGTGCTGATCTGCTCCGAAATCGGCAGTGAAGGCCGCAACTTCCAGTTCGCCCATCACCTGGTGATGTTCGACCTGCCAGCGCATCCGGATTTGCTGGAACAGCGCATCGGCCGCCTCGACCGTATCGGCCAGAAGCACACCATCCAGCTGCATGTCCCTTACCTGCAAGGCAGTCCGCAGGAACGCCTGTTCCAGTGGTACCACGAAGGCCTCAACGCCTTCCTCAATACCTGCCCGACCGGCAACGCCCTGCAGCATCAGTTCGGCCCGCGCCTGCTGCCGCTGTTAGAAAACGGCGAAAGCAAGGCCTGGGATGCGCTGGTGGCCGATGCCCGCAGCGAGCGCGAACGCCTGGAAGCCGAGTTGCACACTGGCCGTGACCGCCTGCTGGAGCTGAACTCCGGCGGTGGCGGTGAAGGCCAGGCACTGGTCGAGGCCATTCTCGAACAGGATGACCAGTTCGCCCTGCCGATCTACATGGAAACCCTGTTCGACGCCTTCGGCATCGACAGCGAAGACCATTCCGAGAACGCCCTGATCCTCAAGCCGAGCGAGAAGATGCTCGACGCCAGCTTCCCGCTGGGTGACGACGAAGGCGTGACGATTACCTACGACCGTGGCCAGGCGCTGTCACGCGAGGACATGCAGTTTCTCACCTGGGAACACCCCATGGTGCAAGGCGGCATGGACCTGGTGCTGTCCGGCTCGATGGGCAACACCGCCGTGGCGCTGATCAAGAACAAGGCGCTCAAGCCGGGTACCGTGCTGCTTGAACTGCTGTTCGTCAGTGAGGTGGTGGCGCCGCGCAGCCTGCAACTGGGCCGTTACCTGCCTCCGGCTGCTCTGCGCTGCCTGCTCGATGCCAATGGCAACGACCTGGCTTCGCGCGTGGCCTTCGAAACCCTCAACGACCAGCTCGAAAGCGTACCGCGCGCCAGCGCCAACAAGTTCGTCCAGGCCCAGCGCGACGTGCTGGCCAAGCGGATCAGCAGTGGCGAGGCCAAAGTCCTGCCGGCCCATGTCGAGCGCGTGGCCGAAGCCCAGCGCCGCCTAGCAGCGGAGGCCGACGAAGAGCTGGCCCGCCTGGTCGCGCTGCAAGCGGTGAACCCGAGCGTGCGCGACAGCGAGATCGAGGCGCTGCGCAAGCAGCGTGAAGAGGGCCTGGCGATGCTGGAAAAAGCGGCCCTGCGTCTGGAAGCCATCCGCGTGCTGGTGGCTGGCTAGGTAAGTCGGAGCGCACTGAATGTCACCGACGAAGCCGGTGCCATTCAGTGCGGCGATTGCCCCACAAGGACCCGTGCCGCCGGCCGCTGCGCATATATTCCCCATCGCGATCAGGTTGATAACCAAATCGTTAGAAGCAAAGTGCCATTAGTCAGGAAGGCTTAAATACCTCTTCCTATACTGCCTCTGGACAGTCTGCGCAGGGTTGGCGCAGACGACTGGAAACTCGATCAAGAGGCATCCAATGGAATGGCTGGGGCTGCAATTGTTCGTCGACCTGCCGGCAACCGGGCGCATCGTCATCGACTGTCGGCATGAACCGGTCCTGGTTTTGCTCGCCTACCTTGTCGCTGGGGCGGCCTGCTTCGCCACTCTGGACATGGCCGAGCGCCAGTCCCACAGCGAAAACCCCACCTCCCGTCGACGATGGACCCTGCTTGGCGCCTGCTGCCTGGCAGGTGGCATCTGGGCCATGCATTTCATCAGCATGCTTGCCTTCCGGGCCCCGCTGGAAGTGCATTACGACGTTTCCTTGACCATCCTGTCATTACTGATAGCCCTGGCTGTCGCTTGGCTGGCCATGCACAGCCTCGGTCGCCAGCGGATGCAGGCACACCATCACCTGCAAGGCGCAGTGCTGATCGGCCTGGGCATCGTCCTCATGCATTTCGTCGGCATGGCCGCCCTGGAAACCGGCGCGCGCCAGTACTATCAGACCGGCCTGCTCCTCGCCGCGGCCAGCGTTGCCCTGCTCACCAGCCTGGCAGCATTGTGCCTGGCCCGCTATTTCCGCCACGGCAATGGCGCCCTGCACCAGGCCATGAAGTACGGCGCCAGCCTGCTGATGGCCGCTGGCATCGTCGCCACCCACTTCACCGCGATGTCGGCCATGACCCTGGTCATCCCGGCCGACACGGCTCTGCGCCTGCCCTCCGGCGATAACAGCCTGCAACTGGGGCTGGGCATCGGCTTCATTACCCTGTTGATCAGCGCCGCCAGCGTCAGCGCCGCGCTGGCCGACAAGAAACTGCAAAGCAAGGAGCACGATCTGCGCCGGGTCAACGTGCTGCTCAGCCAGCTGGACCAGGCCCGCGCGTCGCTGCAGCAAGCCGCGCACTATGACGCCCTGACCAACCTGGTCAACCGCCGGGGTTTCAACCAGGTGTTCGCCGAGCGCCTGGCCGAACACCAGGCCACTCAAGGCAGCCTGGCGGTGATGTTCCTCGACATCGACCATTTCAAACGTATCAACGACAGCCTTGGCCACCACGCCGGCGACCAGCTGCTTCAGGTCATCGCCAACCATATCAGGGCTGCCACCCGCAGCCACGACCTGGTCGCACGCTTCGGCGGCGATGAGTTCTGTGTGGTAACCAGCCTCAATAACCGCGACGAAGCCCGCCACCTGGCCCAGCGCATCATGCTGCGGATGAAAGCGCCCATCGAACTGGGGGGCAGACGCCTGGTCATGACCACCAGCATTGGTATCAGCATCTTTCCGGATGATGGCACCAGCGCCGAGGAACTGCTCAAGCATGCCGACCTGGCGCTGTACCAGTCCAAGGGCAGCGGGCGCAACAGCGTGAACTTCTTCAACGACACCCTGAAAACCCGCGCCTCCCTGGCGTTGCAACTGGAAGAAGAACTGCGCCTGGCCCTGCTTGAAGAGCGCGGGTTATGCGTGCACTACCAGCCAATCTTCGACCTGCGCAGTGGGCAAATCGCCAAACTGGAAGCCCTGGTACGCTGGCAGCATCCGCAGCACGGCCTGCTCGGGCCTGAACGCTTCGTCGGCATTGCCGAAGCCAACAGCCTGATCATCGACCTTGACCTGTGGGTGCTGCGCCACGCCTGTGCCGAACTGGCCAGCCTGCAGCAGCGGGGCGGCAGCAACCTCAGGGTCACGGTCAATTGTTCGGCCGTCACGCTCAGTCATGACGAGCTGCCCAACGAGGTGGAAAAGGCCTTGCTCCAGGCCGGGCTCGCACCTTGCCAACTGGAACTGGAGGTGACCGAAAACGCCCTGATGGGCGATATCCAGCGCACGGTCAGCCTGCTCAAGCGGGTGCGCGACCTGGGCGTGGCCCTGTCGATCGACGACTTCGGCACCGGTTACTCCTCGCTGGCCTACCTCAAGCGTCTGCCGCTCGACGTGCTGAAGATCGATCGCAGCTTCCTGCAGGATGTGCCGGGTAGCCAGAAGGACTGCG harbors:
- a CDS encoding DUF2025 family protein — protein: MAITSQDICNAADQLKGFVGYNGKRGVHIVRFSEDAFGMDVADASITPCSEFVWRTAQGQRMALCRERLALLFEQHVDDRLNIGEPLRAYMRRRDLPEIVAERSLQQPC
- a CDS encoding LysR family transcriptional regulator, coding for MNKLELLRTFVRVSEVSSFTLAAESLGLPRSTVSEQVRTLERMLGTQLFNRTTRRVRTTQDGALLYERSKDLLSGMDEIESLFCADDAELAGRLRIDLPTMMARRVIIPQLPQFLQRFPRLEVELSCTDRQVDLLREGFDCVMRIGALHDLDVAARPVGQLSMRNCASPAYLARHGVPRTLQDLAAHQLVHYVRNLGGRSAGFEYQQGNQLRYQAMAGVVTVNNAEAYSAACLAGLGLIQVPAVGVVEHLKRGELVSVLEDWQAPAMPVSLLYARQRHVPRRVQAFMQWLGEVLHSQVDGGD
- a CDS encoding SDR family oxidoreductase gives rise to the protein MTRKIALITGASRGLGRNAAEHLAARGIDVIGTYHSKADEAQSVVARLEQAGVKAAMLQLDVGDSSSFADFAKRLESTLQRQFGRERFDFLVNNAGIGLNVPYTETSEAQFDQLLNIQLKGPFFLTQRLLPLLLDNGRIVNISTGLARFALPGYAAYAAMKGAMEVLTRYQAKELGARGIRVNILAPGAIETDFGGGVVRDNRQVNEYIAGNTALGRVGLPDDIGAAIALLLEDGNGWITGQRLEVSGGMFL
- a CDS encoding HlyD family secretion protein, which translates into the protein MRAAVRTLVTLCVVALAVFAGYQLWQYYMLTPWTRDARVRADVVVIAPDVSGWVRELKVHDNQQVKAGDLLMTIDRERFQAAFDQASAVTETRAQQLRLREREAARRTALGPEAISAELRENAQINAAIARGELHEAEAQLQIARINLARSEVRAPRSGHITNLRLAEGNYVNAGESVMALVDDSTFYIQAYFEETKLPRIRVGDTVKVWLMGAGEPMQGHVESISRGITDRNSNPDSQLLPEVEPTFNWVRLAQRIPVRIRLDQVPQGVALSAGMTASVQVHEEQK
- a CDS encoding DUF1656 domain-containing protein codes for the protein MGLREWEVGGVLFSPFLVYVLLALILTGVLRLVVQATPLGRWIWHEALFDAALFVCVLFLVVRLLGTL
- a CDS encoding FUSC family protein; its protein translation is MPITLQALFAPSSLALKFAIKTLLGGGLALWLAMRWGLEQPAWALMTAFIVAQPLSGMVVQKGLARLAGTLVGTLMSVLFIGLFAQAPGLFLLTLALWLALCTAASTQLRSAWAYAFVLAGYTAAIIALPAIDHPLQVFDQAVARCTEICLGIFCATASSALLWPMRVEQQLGGQARQAWQNGLQAANAMLGGEDEARKGLLESLGRIVAIDSQREHAWFEGSRGRQRARAIRGLSQKLMVLLRISRSVRRQWRQLDEHEAGRLAPWLEQVRALLAKPDPPSLLVLRQRIWDAAHDEQISSAEHYCLARMALLLDYAMAASQALEDVEAGRAPKDVAQGLAVHRDWSLALLFGSRSALAFLVMSGFWLATAWPSAPGGLVLTCVVCSLFASRENGAQIGLSFLRGIFLAIPAAFLVGQILLPQWSSFAMLCLGMGVPLFLGALGMAHPRTGATATSYCLHFIVLVSPLNAMQFGVATLLNSALAMLVGVSAAVMAFRLLVFRHPAWLGRRLRAATQSDLARLTRRDLRGADTWFGGRMADRLMQLARHASELPDSERQRWDDGLHGLDIGDELVHLRMCLAVAQAPLGQAERDYLQQLETVLARGPAPGRGHSLDATSEAFIAALRRQPSSDPLRLAEGAVLQLQKSWRKWCHWQEEAHGVA
- the ccoM gene encoding cytochrome c oxidase subunit CcoM; its protein translation is MFFDNVVIAGVVTVGLMFAFFAGLGIFIWKDSHKRKPR
- a CDS encoding aspartate-semialdehyde dehydrogenase translates to MLPPIIPLSAAPVTSQQDPVKPTPDIKPVVPAQPASGESAIDLKHQRDPQEQALLLREEQRRQQRRHKGSDERYSAMPGDEVNADNTVPVAPLMGEHVRQGLLVDIEV